Proteins encoded together in one Ammospiza nelsoni isolate bAmmNel1 chromosome Z, bAmmNel1.pri, whole genome shotgun sequence window:
- the LOC132086822 gene encoding interferon-like, translated as MPAPTATAPRLPHAAPALLLLLTALASSLACQHLWTHEDTFPSDALRLLQDMAVGHTQPCHLTQPPFFPASLLHDNLQPHQAAATALRILQHLFHTLSSNSTRQHWPSHARNHLLNDLQHHIHHLEQCLPDNAAPFKGPRNPLLAINKYFRDIHLFLHAHNHSACAWDHVRLEARASLQHLHNLTRTMRR; from the coding sequence ATGCCTGCGCCCACAGCCACAGCGCCACGCCTGCCGCACGCCGCCCCGgcgctcctgctcctcctcaccgctctggccagcagcctggcctgccaACACCTCTGGACACACGAGGACACCTTCCCCAGCGACGCTCTCCGCCTCCTCCAGGACATGGCTGTCGGCCACACGCAGCCCTGCCACCTGACACAGCCGCCCTTCTTCCCCGCCAGCCTGCTCCACGACAACCTGCAGCCGCACCAAGCCGCCGCCACCGCCCTGCGCATCCTGCAGCACCTCTTCCACACCCTCAGCTCCAACAGCACCCGCCAGCACTGGCCCAGCCACGCTCGCAACCACCTCCTCAACGACCTGCAGCACCACATCCACCACCTGGAGCAATGCCTCCCCGACAACGCCGCGCCCTTCAAAGGACCACGCAACCCGCTGCTCGCCATCAACAAGTACTTCAGGGACATCCACCTCTTCCTGCACGCCCACAACCACAGCGCCTGCGCCTGGGACCACGTCCGCCTCGAAGCTCGCGCCTCTCTACAGCACCTCCACAACCTCACACGCACCATGCGCCGCTAG
- the LOC132086808 gene encoding interferon-like, translating to MPAPTATAPRLPHAAPALLLLLTALASSLACQHLWTHEDTFPGDALRLLQDMAVGHTQPCHLTQPPFFPASLLHDNLQPHQAAATALRILQHLFHTLSSNSTRQHWPSHARNHLLNDLQHHIHHLEQCLPDNAAPFKGPRNPLLAINKYFRDIHLFLHAHNHSACAWDHVRLEARASLQHLHNLTRTMRR from the coding sequence ATGCCTGCGCCCACAGCCACAGCGCCACGCCTGCCGCACGCCGCCCCGgcgctcctgctcctcctcaccgctctggccagcagcctggcctgccaACACCTCTGGACACACGAGGACACCTTCCCCGGCGACGCTCTCCGCCTCCTCCAGGACATGGCTGTCGGCCACACGCAGCCCTGCCACCTGACACAGCCGCCCTTCTTCCCCGCCAGCCTGCTCCACGACAACCTGCAGCCGCACCAAGCCGCCGCCACCGCCCTGCGCATCCTGCAGCACCTCTTCCACACCCTCAGCTCCAACAGCACCCGCCAGCACTGGCCCAGCCACGCTCGCAACCACCTCCTCAACGACCTGCAGCACCACATCCACCACCTGGAGCAATGCCTCCCCGACAACGCCGCGCCCTTCAAAGGACCACGCAACCCGCTGCTCGCCATCAACAAGTACTTCAGGGACATCCACCTCTTCCTGCACGCCCACAACCACAGCGCCTGCGCCTGGGACCACGTCCGCCTCGAAGCTCGCGCCTCTCTACAGCACCTCCACAACCTCACACGCACCATGCGCCGCTAG